One Papaver somniferum cultivar HN1 chromosome 10, ASM357369v1, whole genome shotgun sequence genomic window carries:
- the LOC113315081 gene encoding uncharacterized protein LOC113315081: MKIDDEEEEELMQQLRFKPTELLLREEYKESIKVYSNFISLSKNHLPKITSKSENPDRFNKLQKTLCLALSNRADAKSKIRHYAESLEDCNAALEIENTHFKTLVCKGKILLHLNQYANASNCFQSALHDNEPIQNSDFEMINGFLDRCKKLEYQSRTGVFDLSDWVLNGFSKDQNPDLAEFIGPVEIKKSEVSGRGLFTTKNIEAGSLLFVTKAVATDRGIFLPECGEDSKMVMWKDFVDKIVDVATKCRKTCDLICRLSTGEEEEVLQVPDISVFRPDNDDFLLTEYMKPDVAKILNILDVNSLTEEDGFSSKVLGKNSNYYGVGLWILASFINHSCEPNARRLHIGDHLMVHASRDIKAGEEIFFAYFDVLTPLNKRIEMSKTWGFHCECNRCRFERDMFNRNQGLTEIEILLECGSDIGNVIVRLEEGMKRWMVKAEKREKGYLRASFWRIFTEAYQSEKSMQRWGRRIPPAEVVGESVAEAVGSDERVLKMVVDGLRRNGVIGGVVEMEKEMKLGRSVYGKVIKKRKAMKALLELCIR, encoded by the coding sequence ATGAaaatagatgatgaagaagaagaagaattgatgcAACAGCTGAGATTCAAACCAACTGAACTTCTTCTCAGAGAAGAATATAAAGAATCAATTAAAGTTTACTCTAATTTCATATCCCTCTCTAAAAACCATCTCCCAAAAATCACTTCCAAATCTGAAAACCCAGATCGATTCAACAAATTACAGAAAACTCTTTGTTTAGCTCTATCAAATCGAGCCGATGCAAAATCAAAGATCCGTCATTACGCGGAATCACTTGAAGATTGTAACGCAGCATTGGAAATTGAGAATACCCATTTCAAAACCCTTGTCTGTAAAGGTAAAATCTTGTTACATCTTAATCAATATGCGAATGCTTCTAACTGTTTTCAATCTGCTTTACATGATAATGAACCTATTCAGAACAGTGATTTTGAAATGATAAATGGGTTTTTAGATAGATGTAAGAAACTTGAGTATCAATCTAGGACTGGGGTTTTTGATTTGTCTGATTGGGTATTAAATGGGTTTTCCAAAGATCAAAATCCAGATCTCGCCGAGTTCATTGGACCAGTCGAGATTAAGAAATCGGAGGTCAGTGGTAGAGGTTTGTTTACGACAAAGAATATTGAAGCCGGGAGTTTATTGTTTGTTACTAAGGCAGTTGCCACTGATAGAGGGATTTTTTTGCCGGAATGTGGTGAAGATTCAAAGATGGTTATGTGGAAGGATTTCGTCGATAAAATTGTTGATGTTGCGACGAAATGTAGAAAGACTTGCGATTTGATTTGCAGATTATCAactggggaagaagaagaagtgcttCAAGTTCCTGACATTAGTGTTTTCAGGCCTGACAATGATGATTTTTTATTAACTGAGTATATGAAACCAGATGTTGCTAAGATTTTGAACATTTTGGATGTGAATTCGCTAACCGAAGAAGACGGATTCTCCTCTAAAGTTCTTGGAAAGAACAGTAATTACTATGGTGTTGGTTTATGGATTTTGGCATCTTTCATTAATCACTCTTGTGAGCCTAATGCCAGGCGCTTACACATTGGAGATCATTTAATGGTTCATGCTTCTAGAGATATCAAAgctggagaagaaatatttttCGCTTATTTTGATGTTTTAACACCATTGAACAAGAGAATAGAGATGTCTAAAACTTGGGGATTTCACTGTGAGTGTAACAGATGCAGATTCGAGAGAGATATGTTTAACCGTAATCAGGGTTTAACTGAAATTGAGATTTTGCTGGAGTGTGGGTCAGATATAGGTAATGTAATTGTCAGATTAGAGGAAGGGATGAAGAGATGGATGGTGAAGGCGGAGAAAAGGGAGAAGGGCTATTTGAGAGCTTCATTCTGGAGGATATTTACAGAAGCTTACCAGTCAGAGAAGTCTATGCAAAGGTGGGGACGGCGGATTCCACCAGCTGAGGTTGTCGGCGAAAGCGTTGCAGAAGCTGTAGGCAGTGATGAAAGAGTTCTGAAAATGGTGGTGGATGGGTTGAGAAGAAATGGTGTTATTGGTGGAGTTGTGGAGATGGAGAAAGAAATGAAGCTAGGGAGATCTGTTTATGGGAAAGTGATCAAGAAAAGAAAGGCAATGAAAGCTCTACTTGAGCTTTGCATTCGTTAA